The Chlamydia trachomatis A/HAR-13 nucleotide sequence TTTGCAGATACTCTGAATCCACAAATTCCTAATCCACATCTAGTCAGTATATTACGCAATACTCCATTTCAATTATTGCATAATCAAAGCGCGACACTTTCCGATACAATCAACATCGTGGGATTAGGCGATTTTTTTGCCAAACAATTCGATCCCAAAAAAGCTTTTACTGACTATAATCCCACGTTACCTGGTATTATCCTTTCTCATAATCCCGATACGATTCACCATCTCCAAGATTACCCAGGTGATGTTGTTTTTTCCGGGCACTCGCATGGCCCTCAAATCTCTCTTCCCTGGCCTAAGTTTGCCAATACGATAACCAATAAACTTTCAGGGTTAGAAAACCCAGAGCTAGCTCGAGGATTATTCTCTTTCCCTGAAGAGAGTAGGCTCTTGTATGTAAACCGAGGACTAGGAGGATGGAAGCGTATACGATTTTGCTCCCCTCCAGAGATTTGTTTAATGAGGTGCCTCTATGAACCTTAGTTGTTCCCTCGTATTGTTAGGAGGAGGGAAAGGCGAGCGTTTTAATTCCCTCCAACCAAAGCAATACACACATCTTTGTGGGGAGCCGCTAATTCTTCATGCCTTACATGCCTACCAACGCCTACCGTTTGTTCAAGAGGTGGTTGTTGTCTGCGAAGAGCAGTACCGGGAACTATTTCTCCCCTATTCTGTAAAATTTGCGTCTCCCGGGACTTTACGCCAAGATTCTGTTTTTTCTGGATTACAACAAGTTTCTACCCCTTGGGTATGTATACACGATGGGGTTCGTCCCTTTGTCTACGCGGACGAAGTCATTGAAGTTTGCTCCGCTGCACGCAAAACTGGAGCTGCAGCTTTAGCTTCCCCTGCAACGTATACTATTAAATCATGTGCACCCGTTCGCACCTTAGATAGAGATGCTTTAGCAGTTATCCATACTCCTCAATGCTTAGATACAGAAGTCCTGAGAGAAGGACTTCTCCTTGCCCGCGCTATGGATTTCTCTCTATCCGATGATACAGAAGCTGCTGAATTACTCGGCATAGAACCTACCTTAGTATTCAGCAACAGAGTACAAATCAAAGTCACTTATCCTGAGGACCTCTTATTCGCAGAAACTCTTCTCTCCAAGTCCTCTACCTATAAATAAGCCTTCCCATGACAAAAAAAATTGTTTTACAAATCGCTTATCAAGGAACATCCTACTCTGGATGGCAATACCAACCTAATGCCCTTTCTATCCAAGAAGTCTTAGAAACAATCCTTAAAAAAATAGCAGGCTTTCGCATTTCTGTAATTTCTTCTGGACGTACAGATGCTGGCGTGCATGCTCAGGGCCAGATTGCTCATTTCCATTGCCCAGACCATCCACATTTCACGGATCCCAGACAAATCCAAAAGATGCTCAACGCCCTATTACCTCATGATATTGTCATTCACGATGCTGTCATGACCGACGGAGATTTCCATTCTAGATTTTCTGCCATAGCCAAAGAATATCGCTATACGCTATCTCTACTTCCTAAACCTCTCCCTCATCATCGCCTATTCTGTTTTAGTCCTCGTTATAAACTCAATATAGCGCGTATGCAAGAAGCAGCTCAATACCTTGTAGGCACACATGATTTTGCTTCTTTTGCGAATCTAGGAAGAGAGTACTCTTCTACGATACGCACTCTCTATACTCTAGATTTATCAGAACAAGAGCATCTCGTTACTGTCATATGCAGAGGAAATGGCTTTCTTTACAAAATGGTACGCAATATTGTGGGAGCTCTTCTCGATATAGGGAAAGGGAAATATCCTCCAGAACATCTTCTCGATATGCTAGCAACCAAAGATCGCCGCAAAGGGCCTCCTTCAGCACCTCCGTACGGACTATCTTTACACCACGTATGCTATCCTCCCCCCTATCAGTGGTTCTGCAAGCATGAACACAATAACTCTAGCGAAGGGAAGTAATAATACTCCTTTCCAGGGAATAAGGACTGTGTTTGCTCTAGAGATCGTTCTGCATTGATAGCTACCATAGTGGCTGGGATTCCGGCTAATGCCTGCAATCCTTTTACACTATCCTCAAATCCGATTACGTGATCTCCTTCTCTTACAAAACGATTCCATGCTAATCGATAGCTATCCGGGGCAGGTTTAGGACGTGCATATTCTTCTCTAGTTATCCAAAATTGCATACACTCTAAAACCGGATATTCCTTACGGATGCGTAGCGTAGACTCTTTAGAAGAGTTGGTTACAACACCCAAACATTTTCCTTCCAATAAGGAGAGAAACGTTTCCACACCAGGCATCAGCTGTATCTGCTCACAAGATAGGAGATCATGGTAACACCGATCTCTATCTAAAAAATAACTTGGGAAAAAAGCTCGTGTTTCAGGGAACAGCTGTATCAAAGCCTCTTGAAATCGTTCCCTCCCTTGCATCGCTAAAGAATAATATTGGCTAAAAGAGAGTTCGACAGAGACCTTATACTTCCGCCATGTCTCTAAACAGGCTTGATAAAATAAAGGCTCGGTATCAATTAATAATCCATCTAAATCGAAAAAATATACCTCATAAGAATCTAGACGCATAGCTTCTCTCTCCTATCATGGATGAAAGTACTAGATCTTGTACTTTTTCTCTAACGAATATATAAGTCTTTTTCCATTCAGCGGGAAACTTTATGAACCTAATACTCCTCCTTACGTTATGTCTATCGAGCCTTTTATCAGGGTGCTCAACAGACAATCGCCAAACCTCTTATATCGAGGCAGCCCGCATCACAACACAAAGCTCAGGCTCACTGATCCTTTACCCCGTGATCGAGCCTCGCTCCGCTCCTACATACCACTGGCCTACTCCTAAATCCCCGGTCATTACAAACTACTCTTTCCACTGCCATGGCACGTCTGGATCACTATCTACAGAAGAAACGCTTGTCTTCGACTGCAATGGAATCAAACACCTAGCCAAACCCTTTTCTATTCATCCACTCCTAGTGACTATTGCACAATACATTCATCATCACTTCCCTATTACTATTGAAGAGGGATATTGCTGTCCTATGCACTATAAGTTTCTCCTAACTTCGGATACATCCATATCCGAACAACATTGCAAAGGTTTAGCAGCAATAGTCTCTACTCAACAACCAGTATCTCCTCAAATGCTGGCTCCTATTCTCTCTAAGCTGTATAGAGGCTTGCCGCTTCCTTCTAAAACATTCACCCTCTTTCATAATACAATTCAAAATGAAGATTTTATCATCACCTCTACCTTCAAAAAGGGTAAACCTGTGCTGGTTATTGAAGTTCATCATGAGTAAATACCTCTGCTGAGCGTATTTTCCTTAACAAAAAAACCTTCTCTCCCCTATACTTTGTCCTCTTAAGGATATTTCCTGTCAGGGGAAAAAACTCTATTTCTTCTTCTGTTTTCAGACCTAGATGGTTATGCCGGCGTGGCGGAATGGTAGACGCGGTAGACTCAAAATCTACTCTTAGCAGTAAGGTGTTGGTTCGAGTCCAATCGCCGGCATTAATCACATTTCATGATTTATATTGCTAATAATTCGTAGGACCCTTTTCTTGAAAGAGAACGCGAACAGGCAACTCTTTTATGAAAGAATCCGCTCTTCTCCCTTTATTAAAGAAAAAGAAAGGCTTTTTCTTATCAATCCTTGATCTAACTCAAGTCGAAGCTTCGCTCTCTCCCGAAGATCTCATTAAAGTATTACGGCAGAAAAAAACTCTTTTATCTTGTATAGAGAAAGTCGACCATCAAATTAAAAAATTTCGGGATAGTTTCTCTTTAGCACTTCCTCAAGAGGTGCAAGAAGAACTGGAAGAAATCCGATCTGTTATTCAGCGCATTCTAGAAACAGACAAAAAAAACTATTGTATAAGAAAAAGAGAACTGAGAACTTATGCCAAAAATCGACACTTGTGATTCTTGCGTTTCCAATACCGAACTTTTGGCCATTCGTACGCGAGTAACACAATCGTATAACGAAGCTCAAACCATCCTATCTTCGATTCCCGATGGCATTTTTCTACTTTCTGAATCTGGAGAGATTCTGATTTGCAATCCCCAAGCCCGCGCTATTTTAGGCATCCCTGAGGACATCCAGCTGGTCACACGGATGTTCCATGATTTTTTCCCCGATACTTTTTTTGGATTCTCAGTACAAGAAGCTTTAGAAAAAGAAGTCCCTCCTAAAACGATTCGACTAACCCTATCTCAAGAACTCTCCCAAAAAGAGGTAGAAGTTTTTGTTAGGAAAAATATCTCTCACGACTTCCTCTTCCTTCTCATCCGCGACCGGTCGGACTATAGGCAATTAGAACAAGCGATTGAAAAATACCGCAGCATTTCCGAGTTAGGGAAAATAGCTGCAACTCTAGCACATGAAATCCGTAATCCTCTAACTAGTATTTCAGGATTCGCAACCTTACTGAAAGAAGAGCTCTCTTCAGAACGCCACCAACGCATGCTCAATGTCATCATAGAAGGTACTCGCTCATTAAATTCTCTTGTTTCTTCTATGCTTGAATATACAAAAATTCAACCTCTGAACCTTCGTTCTATAGACCTACAGGATTTCTTTTCTTCTCTCATTCCAGAACTCTCTTTAACCTTTCCTTCTTGTACATTTAGAAGAACCATCTTATCTCCTATACAGCGCTCTATAGATCCTGATCGCTTGCGATGTGTGATATGGAACCTTGTAAAAAATGCCGTCGAAGCATCGGATGAAGAAATCTTTCTAGAACTACATGAAAAAGGGTTTTCCGTTATCAATACCGGCACTCTTCCTCCTAATATCCAAGAAAAGCTTTTTATTCCTTTCTTCACTACGAAACCTCAAGGGAACGGTCTAGGCCTAGCAGAGGCTCATAAAATCATGCGCCTGCATGGCGGAGATCTGGTTGTTTCAACCCGGGATAATCGTACTACCTTTACCATCCTATGGACTCCCGCTTAAGAGCAGTTATCAAATGCAAAACACTCACCTCTGAAAAACCCCATGTCGATAGAACACATTCTTATTATTGACGATGATCCCCATATCCTGGCTCTTCTTTCTGAGATACTGGGCGCTCGGAACTTTTCAGTGTCTTCTGCTCCAGGAGTCAAACAAGCTATTAAGCAGATCTCTAACTGTCCTTTCGATCTGATTATTTCCGATATGAATATGCCTGATGGTTCAGGATTGGATATTATCCAGTATACAAAACAGCATCGTCCGCAAACCCCTATCTTGGTCATTACTGCTTTCGGAACTATTCAAAATGCTGTTGAAGCTATGCGATTCGGAGCTTTTAACTATCTGACCAAACCGTTTTCCCCCGATGCCCTTTTTACTTTAATC carries:
- a CDS encoding two-component system sensor histidine kinase NtrB, giving the protein MPKIDTCDSCVSNTELLAIRTRVTQSYNEAQTILSSIPDGIFLLSESGEILICNPQARAILGIPEDIQLVTRMFHDFFPDTFFGFSVQEALEKEVPPKTIRLTLSQELSQKEVEVFVRKNISHDFLFLLIRDRSDYRQLEQAIEKYRSISELGKIAATLAHEIRNPLTSISGFATLLKEELSSERHQRMLNVIIEGTRSLNSLVSSMLEYTKIQPLNLRSIDLQDFFSSLIPELSLTFPSCTFRRTILSPIQRSIDPDRLRCVIWNLVKNAVEASDEEIFLELHEKGFSVINTGTLPPNIQEKLFIPFFTTKPQGNGLGLAEAHKIMRLHGGDLVVSTRDNRTTFTILWTPA
- a CDS encoding HAD family hydrolase; the protein is MRLDSYEVYFFDLDGLLIDTEPLFYQACLETWRKYKVSVELSFSQYYSLAMQGRERFQEALIQLFPETRAFFPSYFLDRDRCYHDLLSCEQIQLMPGVETFLSLLEGKCLGVVTNSSKESTLRIRKEYPVLECMQFWITREEYARPKPAPDSYRLAWNRFVREGDHVIGFEDSVKGLQALAGIPATMVAINAERSLEQTQSLFPGKEYYYFPSLELLCSCLQNH
- the truA gene encoding tRNA pseudouridine(38-40) synthase TruA, whose translation is MTKKIVLQIAYQGTSYSGWQYQPNALSIQEVLETILKKIAGFRISVISSGRTDAGVHAQGQIAHFHCPDHPHFTDPRQIQKMLNALLPHDIVIHDAVMTDGDFHSRFSAIAKEYRYTLSLLPKPLPHHRLFCFSPRYKLNIARMQEAAQYLVGTHDFASFANLGREYSSTIRTLYTLDLSEQEHLVTVICRGNGFLYKMVRNIVGALLDIGKGKYPPEHLLDMLATKDRRKGPPSAPPYGLSLHHVCYPPPYQWFCKHEHNNSSEGK
- the ispD gene encoding 2-C-methyl-D-erythritol 4-phosphate cytidylyltransferase, with product MNLSCSLVLLGGGKGERFNSLQPKQYTHLCGEPLILHALHAYQRLPFVQEVVVVCEEQYRELFLPYSVKFASPGTLRQDSVFSGLQQVSTPWVCIHDGVRPFVYADEVIEVCSAARKTGAAALASPATYTIKSCAPVRTLDRDALAVIHTPQCLDTEVLREGLLLARAMDFSLSDDTEAAELLGIEPTLVFSNRVQIKVTYPEDLLFAETLLSKSSTYK